From one Streptomyces chromofuscus genomic stretch:
- a CDS encoding IucA/IucC family protein, producing MTTAPTPDGRVRPTPRRCGEPRATPLPTTGTVPGQPGARQQAERLNGTATDLPEQSDAPTAAQAAAVENLLRCWVRETDLPAPDHGTLRIPLPASGTALLAPVHYWSRTGWHRFGPPRLAGAPEESSPLDAVAVAALLAREAPGGGQPRGRSEGADLVARVADSARRVATFISDREQRPADDPDLFLAAEQALLLGHPLHPAPKSREGLTEAEAHLYSPESRHSFPLHWVAVSPSVLATDSAWTERGRTVPAARLTAGLAGAGLPLPDGFTALPLHPWQWRELGHRGDVTALLDTGLLRDLGAHGSAWHPTSSVRTVYRAHALAMLKLSLGLHITNSRRENLRKELHRGVEVHRLLRTGLSQQWQSAHPAFDIVRDPAWVAVDGPDGRPVRGLDVMIRHNPFTPTDDVSCVAGLTAPRPHVRSGPSAGPANPGRASQGSRLADVVTRLADRAGRPCEAVAAEWFLRYLEQVVRPVLWLDGEAGVALEAHQQNTLVLLDRDGWPAGGRYRDNQGYYFRESRRAELTARLPGIGERSDTFVPDAVTDERFAYYLAINNVFGLIGAFGSQHLADERLLLAGFRRFLEGAARGPARLRTPLPSLLLDSPVLRCKANLLTRLHGLDELVGPVDTQSVYVTIANPLHS from the coding sequence TTGACCACCGCCCCCACACCCGACGGCCGTGTCCGTCCCACCCCCCGGCGCTGCGGCGAGCCCCGTGCCACCCCCCTGCCGACGACCGGGACGGTCCCCGGACAGCCGGGCGCCCGGCAGCAGGCGGAACGGCTGAACGGAACCGCCACCGACCTCCCGGAGCAGTCCGACGCCCCTACGGCGGCCCAGGCGGCGGCCGTGGAGAACTTGCTGCGCTGCTGGGTGCGCGAGACCGATCTCCCCGCCCCCGACCACGGCACCCTCCGCATCCCGCTCCCCGCCAGTGGCACCGCGCTGCTCGCCCCCGTGCACTACTGGTCCCGCACGGGATGGCACCGCTTCGGCCCGCCCCGCCTGGCCGGCGCCCCGGAAGAGTCCTCGCCGCTCGACGCGGTCGCCGTCGCCGCGCTGCTCGCCCGGGAGGCACCCGGGGGAGGACAGCCGCGCGGGCGGAGCGAAGGCGCCGACCTCGTCGCACGTGTCGCCGACTCCGCCCGCCGAGTCGCCACCTTCATCAGTGACCGCGAACAACGCCCGGCGGACGACCCCGACCTCTTCCTGGCCGCCGAACAGGCACTCCTGCTCGGGCACCCCCTGCACCCGGCCCCGAAGAGCCGCGAGGGCCTGACCGAAGCCGAAGCGCACCTCTACTCACCCGAGTCGCGCCATTCCTTCCCCCTGCACTGGGTGGCCGTCTCTCCGTCCGTGCTCGCCACGGACTCCGCCTGGACCGAACGTGGGCGCACCGTCCCCGCGGCCCGGCTCACCGCTGGCCTGGCCGGAGCCGGCCTGCCCCTGCCCGACGGCTTCACCGCGCTGCCCCTGCACCCCTGGCAGTGGCGGGAACTGGGGCACCGCGGCGACGTCACCGCCCTGCTCGACACCGGACTGCTCCGGGACCTCGGAGCCCACGGCTCCGCCTGGCACCCCACCTCCTCCGTCCGCACCGTCTACCGGGCCCACGCCCTCGCCATGCTCAAGCTGTCGCTGGGCCTGCACATCACCAACTCCCGCCGTGAGAACCTCCGCAAGGAACTGCACCGCGGTGTCGAGGTCCATCGCCTGCTCCGCACCGGGCTGTCCCAGCAGTGGCAGTCCGCCCACCCCGCCTTCGACATCGTCCGCGACCCGGCCTGGGTCGCCGTCGACGGGCCGGACGGCCGCCCCGTGCGCGGACTCGACGTGATGATCCGGCACAACCCGTTCACGCCCACGGACGACGTCTCCTGCGTCGCGGGGCTCACGGCACCCCGACCTCACGTCCGGTCCGGCCCGTCCGCCGGCCCCGCGAACCCCGGCCGGGCGTCACAAGGGTCCCGGCTGGCCGACGTCGTCACGCGGCTCGCCGACCGGGCCGGTCGTCCGTGCGAAGCCGTCGCCGCCGAGTGGTTCCTGCGCTACCTCGAACAGGTCGTCCGTCCCGTGCTGTGGCTGGACGGCGAGGCCGGGGTCGCCCTGGAGGCACACCAGCAGAACACGCTGGTCCTGCTGGACCGAGACGGCTGGCCGGCCGGCGGCCGTTACCGCGACAACCAGGGCTACTACTTCCGCGAGTCCCGGCGCGCGGAACTCACCGCCCGGCTGCCGGGCATCGGCGAGCGCAGCGACACCTTCGTGCCCGACGCGGTCACCGACGAGCGCTTCGCCTACTACCTGGCGATCAACAACGTCTTCGGCCTCATCGGCGCGTTCGGATCGCAGCACCTGGCCGACGAACGGCTGCTCCTCGCCGGCTTCCGCCGGTTTCTCGAAGGCGCCGCCCGCGGCCCCGCCCGGTTGCGTACCCCGCTGCCCTCCCTGCTCCTCGACTCACCCGTCCTGCGGTGCAAGGCCAACCTGCTGACCCGGCTGCACGGCCTCGACGAACTCGTGGGACCGGTGGACACCCAGTCCGTCTATGTCACCATCGCCAACCCCCTCCATTCCTGA
- a CDS encoding GNAT family N-acetyltransferase, which produces MPPTDASADAGTAPVTDRSPVPGESKHTPEDTDSEDTLDLRLPGEFVAFLAGEGTDTDPPRSPGAPRLKAVPPVPDDLLDHVGDWGPTDTPAGVFQLVPVRVERDLPLIGHWMNDPAVAAFWQLDGTQSVTEEHLNAQLAGDGRSVPCLGVLDGTPMSYWEIYRADLDALARHYPARPHDTGIHLLIGDIARRGRGLGSTLLRSVADLVLDRRPACARVVAEPDLRNTPSVAAFLNAGFRFAAETDLPAKRAALMMRDRSLRHLM; this is translated from the coding sequence GTGCCCCCGACCGACGCGAGCGCCGACGCCGGTACCGCACCCGTCACGGACAGGAGTCCCGTACCGGGCGAGAGCAAGCACACGCCCGAGGACACCGACTCCGAGGACACGCTGGACCTGCGTCTGCCCGGTGAGTTCGTCGCCTTCCTCGCCGGGGAGGGAACCGACACGGACCCGCCGCGGAGCCCGGGGGCGCCACGGCTGAAAGCCGTACCGCCCGTCCCCGACGACCTGCTCGACCACGTCGGCGACTGGGGCCCGACCGACACACCCGCGGGCGTCTTCCAGCTCGTCCCCGTACGCGTCGAGCGGGACCTGCCGCTCATCGGCCACTGGATGAACGACCCCGCCGTCGCCGCCTTCTGGCAGCTGGACGGAACGCAGAGCGTCACCGAGGAGCACCTGAACGCCCAGCTGGCCGGCGACGGCCGCAGCGTCCCCTGCCTCGGCGTGCTGGACGGCACCCCGATGAGCTACTGGGAGATCTACCGCGCCGACCTCGACGCACTGGCCCGCCACTATCCCGCCCGGCCGCACGACACCGGCATCCACCTCCTCATCGGCGACATCGCCAGACGCGGACGAGGGCTCGGCAGCACGCTCCTGCGGTCCGTCGCGGACCTCGTCCTCGACAGACGACCCGCCTGCGCGCGCGTCGTCGCGGAACCCGACCTTCGCAACACCCCCTCCGTGGCCGCCTTCCTCAACGCAGGATTCCGGTTCGCCGCCGAGACCGACCTGCCCGCCAAGCGGGCCGCCCTCATGATGCGCGACCGCTCCCTGCGTCATCTGATGTAG
- a CDS encoding ATP-dependent DNA helicase, which yields MTKPSLPELLHAAVTAVGGTERPGQVTMAEAVAEAIDDGSHLLVQAGTGTGKSLGYLVPALAHGERVVVATATLALQRQLVERDLPRTVEALHPLLRRRPEFAMLKGRSNYLCLHRLHEGVPQDEEEGLFDQFEAAAPTSKLGQDLLRLRDWSDETESGDRDDLTPGVSDRAWAQVSVSSRECLGASKCAYGAECFAEMARERAKLAEVVVTNHALLAIDAIEGAPVLPQHEVLIVDEAHELVSRVTGVATGELTPGQVNRAVRRAAKLVNEKAADQLQTAAEGFERLMELALPGRLEEIPEDLGYALTALRDACRTVISAIGATRDKSVQDEDAVRKQALASVESVHDVAERITHGSEWDVVWYERHDRFGASLRVAPMSVSGLLREKLFTDRSVILTSATLKLGGDFNGVGASLGLAPEGTEGDDLPQWKGADVGSPFDYPKQGILYVAKHLSRPARDGDRADMLDELTELIQAAGGRTLGLFSSMRAAQLAAEELRSRIPEFPILLQGEETLGELIKNFAADPKTCLFGTLSLWQGVDVPGPSCQLVVMDKIPFPRPDDPLMSARQKAVEDAGGNGFMAVAATHAALLMAQGAGRLVRASGDRGVVAVLDQRLATARYGSYLKASLPDFWYTTDRNQVRKSLAAIDAAAQQKEAQPAP from the coding sequence ATGACGAAGCCCTCACTCCCCGAACTCCTGCATGCCGCCGTCACAGCCGTCGGCGGTACGGAGCGCCCCGGCCAGGTGACCATGGCCGAAGCCGTCGCGGAGGCGATCGACGACGGCTCACATCTGCTCGTCCAGGCCGGCACCGGCACCGGCAAGTCGCTGGGCTACCTGGTGCCCGCGCTCGCGCACGGTGAGCGGGTCGTCGTGGCGACCGCCACCCTGGCGCTGCAGCGCCAGCTGGTGGAGCGGGACCTGCCGCGCACGGTCGAGGCGCTGCACCCGCTGCTGCGCCGCCGTCCGGAGTTCGCGATGCTGAAGGGCCGGTCGAACTACCTGTGCCTGCACCGCCTGCACGAGGGCGTTCCGCAGGACGAGGAGGAGGGCCTCTTCGACCAGTTCGAGGCGGCCGCGCCCACCAGCAAGCTGGGCCAGGACCTGCTGCGGCTGCGGGACTGGTCGGACGAGACCGAGAGCGGCGACCGCGACGATCTCACGCCGGGTGTCTCCGACCGGGCGTGGGCCCAGGTGTCCGTCTCGTCGCGGGAGTGCCTGGGGGCTTCGAAGTGCGCCTACGGCGCCGAGTGCTTCGCCGAGATGGCCCGGGAGCGCGCCAAGCTCGCCGAGGTCGTCGTCACCAACCACGCGCTGCTCGCCATCGACGCCATCGAGGGCGCCCCGGTGCTCCCGCAGCACGAGGTGCTGATCGTGGACGAGGCGCACGAACTGGTCTCCCGCGTCACCGGCGTCGCCACCGGCGAGCTGACCCCCGGCCAGGTCAACCGCGCCGTCCGGCGGGCCGCGAAACTCGTCAACGAGAAGGCCGCCGACCAGCTCCAGACCGCCGCCGAGGGCTTCGAGCGGCTGATGGAGCTGGCCCTGCCCGGCCGGCTGGAGGAGATCCCGGAGGACCTCGGGTACGCGCTGACGGCGCTGCGCGACGCCTGCCGCACGGTCATCTCCGCGATCGGCGCGACCCGTGACAAGTCCGTCCAGGACGAGGACGCGGTCCGCAAGCAGGCGCTGGCCTCCGTGGAGTCGGTGCACGACGTGGCGGAGCGCATCACCCATGGCTCGGAGTGGGACGTCGTCTGGTACGAGCGCCACGACCGGTTCGGCGCGTCCCTCCGCGTCGCCCCGATGTCGGTCTCCGGCTTGCTGCGGGAGAAGCTCTTCACGGACCGTTCCGTGATCCTCACCTCCGCGACCCTGAAGCTGGGCGGCGACTTCAACGGCGTCGGCGCGTCCCTGGGACTGGCCCCCGAGGGCACCGAGGGTGACGACCTGCCCCAGTGGAAGGGCGCCGACGTCGGCTCGCCGTTCGACTACCCGAAGCAGGGCATCCTCTACGTCGCCAAGCACCTGTCCCGCCCCGCGCGAGACGGCGATCGGGCGGACATGCTGGACGAGCTGACGGAGCTGATCCAGGCGGCGGGCGGGCGCACCCTCGGCCTGTTCTCCTCGATGCGGGCCGCCCAGCTGGCCGCCGAGGAACTGCGCTCCCGGATTCCCGAGTTCCCGATCCTCCTCCAGGGCGAGGAGACCCTGGGCGAGCTGATCAAGAACTTCGCCGCCGATCCGAAGACGTGCCTTTTCGGGACGCTGTCGCTCTGGCAGGGCGTGGACGTGCCCGGACCGAGCTGTCAGCTGGTCGTCATGGACAAGATCCCGTTCCCGCGTCCGGACGACCCGCTGATGAGCGCCCGCCAGAAGGCGGTGGAGGACGCCGGCGGCAACGGCTTCATGGCGGTCGCCGCCACGCACGCGGCCCTGCTGATGGCGCAGGGCGCGGGCCGCCTCGTCCGGGCCTCGGGGGACCGCGGTGTCGTCGCCGTCCTGGACCAGCGGCTGGCCACGGCACGCTACGGGAGCTATCTGAAGGCGTCACTGCCCGACTTCTGGTACACGACGGACCGCAACCAGGTCCGGAAGTCGCTGGCCGCGATCGACGCGGCGGCCCAGCAGAAGGAAGCGCAGCCGGCCCCATGA
- the lexA gene encoding transcriptional repressor LexA, protein MTTTADSAITAQDRSQGRLEPVHAMNEATNPEAHKRSLPGRPPGIRADSSGLTDRQRRVIEVIRDSVQRRGYPPSMREIGQAVGLSSTSSVAHQLMALERKGFLRRDPHRPRAYEVRGSDQAASVQPTDTAGKPAASYVPLVGRIAAGGPILAEESVEDVFPLPRQLVGDGELFVLKVVGDSMIEAAICDGDWVTVRRQPVAENGDIVAAMLDGEATVKRFKREDGHVWLLPHNSAYEPIPGDDATILGKVVAVLRRV, encoded by the coding sequence GTGACCACCACCGCAGACAGTGCCATCACTGCCCAGGACCGCTCCCAGGGCCGACTCGAGCCGGTGCATGCGATGAACGAAGCCACGAATCCAGAGGCGCACAAGCGCTCCCTGCCGGGCCGACCTCCAGGCATCCGGGCGGACAGCTCCGGGCTGACCGACCGGCAACGCCGGGTGATCGAGGTCATCAGGGACTCCGTGCAGCGGCGCGGCTACCCGCCGTCGATGCGGGAGATCGGCCAGGCGGTCGGCCTGTCCAGCACGTCCTCCGTGGCGCACCAGCTGATGGCACTGGAGCGCAAGGGGTTTCTGCGCCGTGACCCGCACCGTCCGCGCGCGTACGAGGTGCGTGGCTCGGACCAGGCCGCTTCGGTGCAGCCGACGGACACCGCGGGCAAGCCCGCCGCGTCGTACGTCCCGCTGGTCGGCCGGATCGCCGCCGGTGGCCCGATCCTGGCCGAGGAGTCGGTCGAGGACGTCTTCCCGCTGCCCCGGCAGCTCGTCGGTGACGGCGAGCTGTTCGTGCTGAAGGTCGTCGGTGACTCGATGATCGAGGCGGCGATCTGCGACGGCGACTGGGTCACCGTCCGCCGCCAGCCGGTCGCCGAGAACGGTGACATCGTGGCCGCCATGCTCGACGGCGAGGCCACCGTCAAGCGCTTCAAGCGCGAGGACGGCCACGTCTGGCTGCTGCCGCACAACTCGGCCTACGAGCCCATTCCGGGCGACGACGCGACGATCCTAGGCAAGGTGGTCGCCGTACTGCGCCGGGTGTGA
- the nrdR gene encoding transcriptional regulator NrdR, with the protein MHCPFCRHPDSRVVDSRTTDDGTSIRRRRQCPDCSRRFTTVETCSLMVVKRSGVTEPFSRTKIINGVRKACQGRPVTEDALAQLGQRVEEAVRATGSAELTTHDVGLAILGPLQELDLVAYLRFASVYRAFESLEDFEAAIAELRQQPELSAADDEDGGTGSPEDDRGSGGAAQLPEPARAAD; encoded by the coding sequence ATGCACTGCCCCTTCTGCAGGCACCCCGACAGCCGTGTGGTCGACAGTCGTACGACCGACGACGGCACGTCGATCCGCAGGCGCCGCCAGTGCCCGGACTGCTCCCGTCGTTTCACGACCGTGGAGACGTGTTCGCTCATGGTGGTCAAGCGGTCCGGAGTCACCGAGCCCTTCAGCCGCACCAAGATCATCAACGGCGTGCGCAAGGCATGTCAGGGGCGGCCCGTCACCGAGGACGCACTCGCTCAGCTCGGCCAGCGGGTCGAGGAGGCCGTGCGGGCCACCGGGAGCGCCGAGCTGACCACCCATGACGTGGGGCTGGCCATACTCGGCCCGCTGCAGGAGCTCGACCTCGTCGCCTATCTGCGCTTCGCGTCCGTCTACCGGGCGTTCGAGTCGCTGGAGGACTTCGAGGCGGCGATCGCGGAACTGAGGCAACAGCCGGAACTCTCCGCCGCGGACGACGAGGACGGCGGTACGGGGAGCCCGGAGGACGACCGCGGGTCCGGAGGGGCTGCTCAGCTCCCCGAGCCCGCCCGCGCCGCCGACTGA